From a single Marinobacter sp. THAF197a genomic region:
- a CDS encoding RibD family protein: MATLDTDTAWKLILNASNRSNVTLPLPGTSQPALRINGKSWELVHQATEDARNLISLFLPLCQPIKRPAGNHVIGQLGQSLDGRIATVTGCSRFINGDDGITHLHRIRALCDAVVVGAGTAATDNPRLTVRRANGPNPVRVVIDRHNRVPRSHHLFTDNAAPTLHLIAGEYDSTRKPASIGQVTTIPCLGAEDDPTPVPPERILQVLQDHGLRKIFIEGGGVTVSSFLKAGLLDRLHVMVAPMIIGSGRPAFSLPEIDQLDDALRPRAQLVNLGSDMLFDLAFERRWN, from the coding sequence ATGGCCACCCTGGATACAGACACTGCCTGGAAGCTCATACTGAATGCCAGCAACCGCAGCAATGTCACCCTTCCACTGCCGGGAACTAGCCAACCAGCGTTGCGGATTAACGGCAAAAGCTGGGAGTTGGTGCATCAGGCAACCGAAGATGCCAGGAATCTGATATCGCTGTTCCTGCCGCTGTGCCAGCCCATCAAGCGCCCGGCGGGTAACCATGTGATTGGTCAGCTTGGTCAGAGCCTGGACGGCCGTATTGCCACAGTGACCGGCTGCTCCCGGTTTATCAACGGCGACGATGGCATTACCCACCTGCACCGCATTCGCGCCCTGTGCGATGCGGTGGTGGTCGGTGCTGGCACCGCTGCCACTGACAACCCAAGGCTGACGGTTCGCCGTGCCAACGGACCCAACCCGGTACGGGTGGTGATTGATCGCCATAACCGGGTGCCCCGCAGCCACCACCTGTTTACCGACAACGCAGCACCCACTCTGCACCTGATTGCCGGGGAATATGACTCAACCCGGAAACCCGCCAGCATTGGCCAGGTAACGACCATTCCCTGCCTCGGTGCCGAAGACGATCCCACGCCCGTGCCACCCGAGCGTATTCTTCAAGTGTTACAGGACCACGGGCTGCGTAAAATTTTTATTGAAGGCGGCGGAGTCACCGTTTCGTCCTTCCTGAAAGCCGGCCTGTTGGATAGATTGCACGTGATGGTGGCTCCGATGATCATCGGCAGTGGCCGGCCGGCATTCTCGCTGCCGGAAATCGACCAACTGGATGATGCCCTGCGCCCGCGGGCCCAGCTGGTCAACCTTGGCAGTGACATGCTGTTTGACCTGGCATTCGAGAGGCGCTGGAATTGA
- a CDS encoding helix-turn-helix domain-containing protein yields the protein MRYLQSFHRRLRQLRQTGQLSLADVANMCGVDEARVGSWEATDPKQRSYPGVSELLDVCLKTETPLDQLLDMDDGGDSGQLELPGLAFSNSDDLSVALKELERELNRLQLSEEELELLRRFRKATAENRRMVLQLLGR from the coding sequence ATGCGGTACCTGCAGTCCTTTCATCGCCGCTTGCGGCAACTCCGGCAGACCGGGCAGCTGTCTTTGGCGGATGTGGCCAATATGTGCGGTGTGGACGAGGCCCGGGTAGGCAGCTGGGAGGCCACAGATCCCAAGCAGCGGAGCTATCCGGGCGTCAGCGAACTGCTGGATGTGTGCCTGAAAACCGAAACACCGTTGGATCAACTGCTGGATATGGATGATGGCGGTGACAGCGGTCAGCTGGAGCTGCCGGGGCTGGCGTTCAGCAACAGCGATGATTTGTCTGTAGCGTTGAAAGAGCTGGAGCGGGAGCTGAACCGATTGCAGCTATCAGAGGAAGAGTTGGAACTGCTGCGCCGGTTCCGCAAGGCAACCGCGGAAAACCGGCGCATGGTGCTTCAGCTTCTGGGGCGTTAA
- the galU gene encoding UTP--glucose-1-phosphate uridylyltransferase GalU — protein sequence MIKKCLFPVAGYGTRFLPATKAMPKEILPIVNKPLVQYGVEEAAEAGIHEFGFVTGRGKRAIEDHFDISYELEHQIAGTGKEGLLTSIRDLITNNTFAFTRQNEMKGLGHAILTGRNLVGDNPFAVVLADDFCVGPEGEDGVLAQMVKLYNQFRCSIVAIEEVPQDETHKYGVIAGESMKDGLYRITDMVEKPAPEDAPSNLAIIGRYILTPDIFDIIERTPPGKNGEVQITDALLEQAKNGCVLAYQFKGQRFDCGSIDGFVEATNYVYENIYKKGK from the coding sequence ATGATCAAAAAGTGCCTTTTCCCGGTAGCCGGCTACGGCACCCGCTTTCTCCCTGCCACCAAGGCCATGCCGAAAGAGATCCTGCCGATCGTTAACAAGCCGCTGGTTCAGTACGGCGTAGAGGAAGCTGCCGAAGCCGGAATCCACGAGTTCGGTTTCGTAACCGGCCGTGGCAAGCGTGCCATCGAGGATCACTTCGACATCAGCTACGAGTTGGAACACCAGATTGCCGGAACCGGAAAAGAAGGCCTGCTAACCTCCATTCGCGACCTGATCACCAACAACACCTTTGCTTTCACCCGTCAGAACGAGATGAAAGGCTTGGGGCATGCCATTCTGACTGGCCGCAACCTGGTGGGTGACAACCCGTTCGCGGTGGTGCTGGCTGATGACTTCTGTGTGGGGCCGGAAGGCGAGGACGGTGTTCTGGCGCAGATGGTGAAACTGTACAACCAGTTCCGCTGCTCCATCGTGGCCATCGAAGAAGTGCCGCAGGATGAAACCCACAAATACGGTGTGATTGCCGGCGAGTCCATGAAAGACGGCCTGTACCGAATTACCGACATGGTGGAAAAGCCGGCTCCGGAGGACGCACCCAGCAACCTCGCCATCATTGGCCGGTACATCCTGACACCGGATATCTTTGATATTATCGAACGCACCCCTCCGGGCAAGAACGGCGAGGTCCAGATTACCGATGCACTGCTGGAGCAGGCGAAGAACGGTTGCGTGCTGGCGTACCAGTTCAAGGGCCAGCGTTTTGACTGCGGCAGCATCGACGGCTTTGTCGAAGCCACCAACTACGTTTACGAGAATATCTACAAAAAGGGCAAGTAA
- a CDS encoding ShlB/FhaC/HecB family hemolysin secretion/activation protein: protein MAHPLVAKRHGPQRSFIALFSCALAVFSVQGVASELSLSEQNALSTQEALFAQDRLKATREHWLRSKFEFSGRTNDDSDRLDGTLNLGLKNMFGESHRADLRYADSKTYRVSNERKVLGFGYGLPVGRNQLRMELTNTAYDEVSRVEGARYQKAGRIRDVAVTGSRPLFSVSGYSIRGRAGYNSVTRSWTRQSDENHRNHYEVSTLGFEALGRHDLVGGFSLSSGFRAVTGIETEAERTAVGYQDSQDDQFGRMLFTASLDREMLDWQWDLEGQYQIASADIPGSHRLQVAGAALSTGYSGQSLSVAEGGWLRLGSRSPTFNVPFFPQMLSSVRLSVLRGWVPDASFQQDQSGHVTSGELSLGLSARKFSADVSVGRVLGTTTEAIVVPDHPDVRLSMSLQI, encoded by the coding sequence ATGGCACATCCGCTGGTCGCAAAACGGCACGGCCCTCAACGGAGCTTCATTGCACTGTTTTCGTGCGCACTGGCTGTATTTTCGGTGCAGGGGGTTGCCAGCGAGCTTTCACTCTCCGAGCAGAATGCTCTCAGCACCCAGGAAGCCCTGTTTGCTCAGGACCGTTTGAAAGCCACCCGCGAGCATTGGCTGCGTTCGAAATTCGAGTTCTCAGGACGTACCAACGACGATTCAGATCGCCTTGACGGCACGCTGAACCTTGGGTTGAAGAATATGTTCGGTGAAAGTCATCGGGCTGATCTTCGATACGCGGACTCCAAGACTTATCGAGTCAGTAACGAGCGCAAGGTCCTTGGGTTTGGCTATGGCTTGCCGGTAGGGCGCAACCAGCTGCGAATGGAGCTGACCAATACCGCCTATGATGAGGTGTCGAGGGTTGAGGGGGCCCGCTATCAGAAGGCCGGCCGAATTCGCGACGTGGCCGTAACCGGTAGTCGGCCGCTGTTCTCCGTCAGCGGTTACAGTATCCGGGGGCGTGCAGGGTATAACTCTGTAACCCGTTCCTGGACCCGGCAGAGCGATGAGAACCACAGAAATCACTACGAGGTATCTACCCTGGGCTTTGAAGCCCTGGGGCGCCATGACCTGGTGGGCGGCTTCAGTCTCTCTAGTGGATTCAGGGCTGTCACTGGCATTGAGACAGAGGCGGAACGCACGGCGGTTGGTTATCAGGATTCCCAGGACGATCAGTTCGGGCGAATGTTGTTTACGGCGTCTCTGGACCGGGAAATGCTGGACTGGCAATGGGATCTTGAAGGGCAATATCAAATTGCTTCTGCGGACATTCCCGGATCTCACCGCCTGCAGGTTGCTGGCGCAGCGCTTTCGACGGGCTATAGCGGCCAATCCCTGAGTGTTGCGGAGGGTGGCTGGCTGCGCCTCGGTAGCCGCAGCCCCACCTTTAACGTACCGTTTTTCCCCCAAATGCTGTCCAGCGTCCGGCTGTCGGTGTTGCGGGGCTGGGTTCCCGACGCCTCGTTCCAGCAGGACCAGTCGGGCCACGTCACCTCCGGGGAATTGTCCCTCGGCCTTTCTGCCCGCAAGTTCAGCGCTGATGTCAGCGTTGGCCGGGTACTTGGAACAACCACCGAAGCCATTGTCGTTCCGGACCACCCGGATGTACGGCTTTCCATGAGCTTGCAGATCTGA
- a CDS encoding GntR family transcriptional regulator yields the protein MVQAPAQVHTRADEAFDCLQTAIVMGDLAPGEKIGEVELCSRFNLTRGPLREALGRLESRGLLVRRPHAGVKVVSVSAEELLELYRIREVMEGLAARQAAERMTDEEIRDLKATLDSHEKMIEEAQGQAYYQAEGDYDFHHRIATGSRNTKLAQMLLGDLYYMVRMYRYRLSTSAGRPHMALGEHRRIVEAIAQRDGELAEFLMKRHINAARQNIEQKIQQGVLTI from the coding sequence ATGGTTCAAGCCCCGGCCCAAGTACATACTCGTGCAGATGAAGCTTTCGATTGTCTGCAAACCGCCATCGTGATGGGCGACCTTGCGCCCGGTGAAAAGATTGGCGAAGTCGAACTCTGCTCCCGCTTTAATCTTACCCGTGGTCCCCTGAGAGAGGCGCTTGGCCGCCTTGAGTCCCGTGGTTTGCTGGTGCGCCGGCCCCATGCTGGTGTGAAAGTGGTATCTGTCAGTGCTGAAGAGCTGCTGGAGCTTTACCGAATTCGTGAAGTTATGGAAGGGTTGGCTGCCCGCCAGGCTGCCGAACGGATGACCGATGAGGAAATCCGCGACCTGAAAGCTACACTGGATAGTCACGAGAAAATGATTGAAGAAGCCCAGGGCCAGGCCTATTACCAGGCTGAGGGTGACTACGATTTCCACCACCGGATTGCCACTGGCAGCCGCAACACCAAGCTGGCCCAGATGCTGTTGGGCGATCTGTATTACATGGTGCGCATGTACCGTTACCGGTTGAGCACCTCCGCCGGGCGCCCGCACATGGCGCTGGGTGAACACCGCCGTATCGTCGAAGCCATTGCCCAGCGCGATGGCGAACTCGCCGAATTCCTTATGAAAAGACACATCAATGCCGCACGCCAGAATATCGAACAAAAGATTCAGCAAGGCGTGTTAACAATCTGA
- the prpB gene encoding methylisocitrate lyase — MANQLSPGARFRKALKENQPLQIVGTINAYTAMMAERVGHQAIYLSGGGVANASYGLPDLGMTTMNDVVEDVRRITAATEVPLLVDIDTGWGGAFNIGRTIREMERAGAAAVHIEDQVAQKRCGHRPNKEIVSKEEMVDRIKAAADARQDKDFFIMARTDAFQKEGLEAAIDRAKACIEAGADGIFAEAVHELSDYKAFAEAIDAPILANITEFGATPLYNRSELADAGAAMVLYPLSAFRAMNKAALAVYQNILEKGDQKDVVDLMQTRMELYDFLNYHDFEQKLDQLFAQKKD; from the coding sequence ATGGCTAACCAACTCTCCCCGGGCGCTCGTTTCCGCAAGGCCCTGAAAGAAAACCAACCACTGCAGATCGTTGGTACCATCAACGCCTACACCGCCATGATGGCGGAGCGGGTAGGGCACCAGGCCATCTATTTGTCGGGTGGTGGCGTCGCCAACGCCTCCTATGGCCTGCCGGATCTGGGCATGACCACCATGAACGACGTTGTGGAAGACGTGCGCCGCATCACTGCCGCCACAGAAGTGCCGCTGCTGGTTGATATCGACACCGGCTGGGGTGGCGCGTTCAACATCGGCCGCACCATTCGCGAAATGGAACGTGCCGGCGCTGCGGCTGTGCATATTGAAGACCAGGTGGCCCAGAAGCGCTGTGGTCACCGTCCGAACAAAGAGATTGTGTCCAAAGAAGAGATGGTCGACCGCATCAAGGCTGCTGCCGATGCCCGCCAGGACAAAGACTTCTTCATCATGGCCCGCACCGACGCCTTCCAGAAAGAAGGCCTGGAAGCCGCCATCGACCGCGCCAAAGCCTGCATCGAAGCTGGTGCCGACGGCATCTTCGCCGAAGCTGTTCACGAACTGAGCGACTACAAAGCTTTCGCCGAAGCCATCGACGCCCCGATCCTGGCCAACATCACCGAATTCGGTGCCACCCCGCTGTACAACCGCTCCGAACTGGCCGACGCCGGCGCCGCGATGGTTCTGTACCCCCTGAGCGCCTTCCGCGCCATGAACAAAGCCGCCCTGGCCGTGTACCAGAACATCCTGGAAAAAGGCGACCAGAAAGACGTGGTAGACCTGATGCAAACCCGAATGGAACTGTACGATTTCCTCAACTACCACGACTTCGAACAGAAGCTGGACCAGCTGTTTGCACAGAAGAAGGATTAA
- the prpC gene encoding bifunctional 2-methylcitrate synthase/citrate synthase, whose translation MAEAKKLSGAGLRGQVAGETALCTVGKTGTGLTYRGYDVTDLAANAQFEEVAYLLLRGKLPNQAELDAYKAKLKSLRNLPDALKLVLEQIPKNAHPMDVMRTGCSMLGNLETENDFSEQDDKIDRMLATFPAIITYWYRFAHEGVRIDTANSECDSIGGLFLELLHGKKPSELHERVMNVSLILYAEHEFNASTFTARVCASTLSDIHSCVTGAIGSLRGPLHGGANEAAMELIQRFQTPEEAEAGLMGMLERKEKIMGFGHAIYKESDPRNAIIKQWSEKLAKEVGDTVLYPVSVRCEEVMWREKKLFCNADFFHASAYHFMGIPTELFTPIFVMSRVSGWTAHVKEQRANNRIIRPSADYTGPEHQDWLPIEERS comes from the coding sequence ATGGCTGAAGCAAAGAAACTGAGTGGCGCAGGCCTGCGAGGCCAGGTAGCTGGCGAAACCGCGCTGTGTACCGTCGGTAAAACCGGCACCGGCTTGACCTACCGCGGCTACGACGTAACCGATCTCGCCGCCAACGCCCAGTTTGAAGAAGTAGCCTACCTGCTACTACGCGGCAAACTGCCTAACCAGGCCGAGCTGGACGCCTACAAAGCCAAACTCAAAAGCCTGCGCAACCTGCCAGACGCCCTGAAACTGGTGCTCGAGCAGATCCCCAAAAACGCTCACCCTATGGACGTGATGCGCACCGGCTGCTCCATGCTGGGTAACCTGGAAACCGAAAACGATTTCAGCGAGCAGGACGACAAGATCGACCGCATGCTGGCCACTTTCCCGGCCATCATCACATACTGGTACCGCTTCGCCCACGAAGGTGTCCGCATCGACACCGCCAACAGCGAATGCGATTCCATCGGTGGCCTGTTCCTGGAACTGCTGCACGGCAAGAAGCCCAGCGAGCTGCACGAGCGGGTGATGAACGTCTCCCTGATCCTGTATGCGGAGCACGAGTTCAATGCCTCTACCTTCACCGCCCGCGTCTGCGCCTCCACGCTGTCTGATATCCACAGCTGCGTAACCGGCGCCATCGGCTCCCTGCGCGGCCCGCTGCATGGCGGTGCCAACGAGGCGGCCATGGAATTGATTCAGCGCTTCCAGACGCCGGAAGAAGCCGAAGCCGGCCTGATGGGCATGCTGGAACGCAAAGAGAAAATCATGGGCTTCGGACACGCCATCTACAAAGAGTCTGATCCGCGCAACGCCATCATCAAGCAGTGGTCCGAGAAGCTGGCCAAAGAAGTGGGCGACACCGTGCTGTACCCGGTTTCTGTGCGTTGTGAAGAAGTCATGTGGCGCGAGAAGAAACTGTTCTGCAACGCCGATTTCTTCCATGCATCTGCTTATCACTTCATGGGCATCCCCACCGAACTGTTCACGCCCATCTTCGTGATGTCGCGGGTATCCGGCTGGACCGCCCACGTGAAAGAACAACGCGCCAACAACCGCATCATCCGCCCGAGCGCGGACTACACTGGTCCTGAGCATCAGGATTGGTTGCCGATTGAAGAGCGGAGCTGA
- the acnD gene encoding Fe/S-dependent 2-methylisocitrate dehydratase AcnD, which produces MNTEFRKPLPGTDLEYYDTRQAVEAIQPGSYAKLPYTSKILAEQLVRRCDKESLTDSLKQLIERRRDLDFPWYPARVVCHDILGQTALVDLAGLRDAIAEKGGDPSKVNPVVQTQLIVDHSLAVEAPGFDPDAFEKNRAIEDRRNEDRFHFINWTRTAFKNVDVIPAGNGIMHQINLEKMSPVIQNRPDEDGHPIAFPDTCVGTDSHTPHIDALGVIAVGVGGLEAETVMLGRPSMMRLPDIVGVKLTGKRQPGITATDIVLAITEFLRKERVVGAYLEFFGEGASSLTIGDRATISNMTPEYGATAAMFYIDEQTTDYLKLTGREPEQVDLVEKYARETGLWASEMTEAQYERVLEFDLSTVVRNVAGPSNPHRRVATSDLHDRGIAVNLDKALEEEKKGLMPDGAVIIAAITSCTNTSNPRNVVAAGLLAKKANELGLVRKPWVKSSFAPGSKVARLYLEEAGLLPELEKLGFGIVAYACTTCNGMSGALDPKIQQEIIDRDLYSTAVLSGNRNFDGRIHPYAKQAFLASPPLVVAYAIAGTVRFDIERDALGYSKDGKPVTLKDLWPSDEEIDRIVGEFVKPEQFKQVYIPMFNLDAAEQAKSPLYEWRPQSTYIRRPPYWEGTMAAERELKGMRPLAILPDNITTDHLSPSNAIMMDSAAGEYLHKMGLPEEDFNSYATHRGDHLTAQRATLANPKLFNEMVRDENGEVVQGSLARVEPEGKTMRMWEAIETYMERKQPLIIVAGADYGQGSSRDWAAKGVALAGVEAIVAEGFERIHRTNLIGMGVMPLQFEEGTTRHTLQLDGTETYDVEGKAAPGAKLELVIHRKTGEVDRVPVICRLDTAEEVTVYTAGGVLQRFAQDFLASEGAA; this is translated from the coding sequence ATGAACACCGAATTCAGAAAACCCCTTCCAGGCACCGACCTGGAATACTACGACACCCGCCAGGCGGTGGAGGCTATCCAGCCCGGCTCCTACGCCAAGCTGCCGTACACCTCCAAGATCCTGGCTGAGCAGCTGGTTCGCCGCTGCGACAAGGAATCCCTTACCGATTCCCTGAAGCAGCTGATTGAACGCCGCCGCGACCTGGACTTTCCTTGGTACCCGGCGCGGGTTGTGTGCCACGACATCCTGGGCCAGACCGCCCTGGTAGACTTGGCTGGCCTGCGTGACGCCATCGCCGAGAAGGGCGGTGATCCCTCCAAGGTAAACCCGGTGGTACAAACCCAGCTGATCGTGGATCACTCCCTGGCGGTTGAAGCGCCGGGCTTTGATCCGGACGCGTTTGAAAAGAACCGCGCCATCGAAGATCGCCGCAATGAGGACCGTTTCCACTTCATCAACTGGACCCGCACCGCGTTCAAGAACGTAGACGTGATTCCAGCCGGTAACGGCATCATGCACCAGATCAACCTGGAGAAAATGTCTCCGGTGATCCAGAACCGCCCGGACGAAGACGGTCATCCGATTGCCTTCCCGGACACCTGCGTGGGCACCGACAGCCACACCCCACACATTGATGCCCTGGGCGTTATCGCCGTGGGCGTGGGTGGCCTGGAAGCGGAAACCGTGATGCTGGGCCGTCCGTCTATGATGCGCCTGCCGGACATCGTGGGTGTGAAGCTGACTGGCAAGCGCCAGCCGGGTATCACTGCCACCGATATCGTGCTGGCCATTACCGAATTCCTGCGTAAGGAGCGCGTGGTTGGCGCCTACCTGGAATTTTTTGGGGAAGGTGCGTCCAGCCTCACCATCGGTGACCGTGCCACCATTTCCAACATGACCCCGGAATACGGCGCCACCGCCGCGATGTTCTACATCGATGAGCAGACCACCGATTACCTCAAGCTCACCGGCCGTGAGCCGGAGCAGGTGGATCTGGTGGAGAAATACGCCAGGGAAACCGGCCTGTGGGCCAGCGAAATGACCGAAGCCCAGTACGAGCGTGTGCTGGAGTTTGATCTGTCTACCGTGGTGCGTAACGTGGCTGGCCCTTCCAACCCGCATCGTCGTGTAGCCACTTCTGATCTGCACGACCGCGGCATTGCCGTGAATCTGGACAAAGCGCTTGAAGAAGAGAAGAAAGGCCTGATGCCCGATGGCGCAGTGATCATCGCAGCCATTACCTCCTGCACCAACACCTCCAACCCGCGCAACGTTGTGGCGGCCGGCCTGCTGGCCAAGAAAGCCAACGAGCTGGGGCTGGTGCGTAAGCCGTGGGTGAAATCTTCCTTCGCGCCGGGCTCCAAGGTTGCCCGCCTGTACCTGGAAGAAGCTGGTCTGCTGCCGGAACTGGAAAAGCTGGGCTTCGGTATCGTGGCCTACGCCTGCACTACCTGTAACGGCATGTCTGGCGCGCTGGACCCGAAAATTCAGCAGGAAATCATCGACCGGGACCTGTACTCCACTGCCGTGCTGTCTGGTAACCGTAACTTTGACGGCCGGATTCATCCTTACGCCAAACAGGCGTTCCTGGCGTCTCCGCCCCTGGTTGTGGCCTACGCCATTGCCGGTACCGTGCGTTTTGATATCGAGCGTGACGCCCTGGGTTACAGCAAGGATGGCAAGCCGGTCACCCTGAAAGACCTGTGGCCGTCTGATGAAGAAATCGACCGCATTGTGGGCGAATTTGTGAAGCCGGAGCAGTTCAAGCAGGTGTACATCCCGATGTTCAACCTGGATGCTGCCGAGCAGGCCAAGAGCCCGCTGTACGAATGGCGCCCTCAGTCCACCTACATCCGCCGCCCGCCTTACTGGGAAGGCACCATGGCCGCTGAGCGGGAACTCAAGGGCATGCGCCCGTTGGCTATCCTGCCGGATAACATCACCACCGACCACCTGTCGCCGTCCAACGCCATCATGATGGACTCGGCAGCCGGTGAATACCTGCACAAAATGGGGCTGCCGGAGGAAGACTTTAACTCCTACGCCACCCACCGGGGCGATCACCTGACCGCCCAGCGTGCGACACTGGCCAACCCGAAACTGTTCAACGAAATGGTTCGGGACGAGAACGGCGAAGTAGTGCAGGGCTCCCTGGCCCGTGTTGAGCCGGAAGGCAAGACCATGCGCATGTGGGAAGCCATCGAAACCTACATGGAGCGCAAGCAGCCACTGATCATCGTGGCCGGCGCCGACTATGGCCAGGGTTCTTCCCGTGACTGGGCGGCGAAGGGCGTTGCTCTGGCGGGCGTAGAAGCGATTGTGGCCGAAGGCTTCGAACGCATTCACCGCACCAACCTGATTGGCATGGGCGTAATGCCCCTGCAGTTCGAGGAAGGCACCACCCGCCATACCCTGCAGCTGGATGGCACCGAAACCTACGATGTGGAAGGCAAGGCTGCACCGGGTGCCAAACTGGAGCTCGTGATTCACCGCAAGACCGGCGAAGTGGACCGTGTTCCGGTGATCTGCCGTTTGGATACTGCGGAAGAGGTGACTGTGTATACCGCCGGCGGCGTACTGCAGCGCTTCGCGCAGGACTTCCTGGCTTCTGAGGGGGCGGCATGA